A stretch of the Photobacterium toruni genome encodes the following:
- the mfd gene encoding transcription-repair coupling factor, which translates to MTNKTLLSIPLPKKSGDNRYIGNLSGSALALSLAEIATKHNGPILAVVADTQTALKLQPEITQFCDLDVHVFPDWETLPYDNFSPHQDIISERLARLYKMPTQKNGIILVPISTLLQRLTPQAFIHQHALIVKKDDRISLEKLRLQLEASGYRHVDQVMEHGEYASRGSLVDLFPMGSNAPYRIDFFDDEVDSIRQFDPENQRSTVEISAIDLLPAHEFPTDELAIENFRMRWRERFEARREPESIYQQVSKKIWPTGIEYWQPLFFDHTETLFDYLPTNSLLVTLGDLEPAVDTFLHDAEYRYDQRRIDPLRPLLAPKELWLTKEEMFAGFKQLPRVRIQHEAIDTEKAGRYNPALTPIPTITINHQLKEPFAKLRHFTEQFKGKIIFSVASEGRREALFDLLARIKLRPTVFDSLEAAMADKKAKHCLVIGAAENGFILEKPAVAFICESDLLGERIQQRRRNDKKTTVNADTIIRNLAELQVGQPVVHIDHGIGRYQGLQTLEAGGIKTEYVTLEYQGGAKLYVPVASLHLISRYSGGAEETAPIHKLGGEAWVKARRKAAEKVRDVAAELLEVYAMRELKPGFKFKLDRESYADFCTSFPYEETYDQALAINAVLSDMCQPKAMDRLVCGDVGFGKTEVAMRAAFVAVDNNKQVTILVPTTLLAQQHFENFRDRFANTPVRVEVLSRFKTAKEQKQILADVEEGKIDILIGTHKLLNSSVNYHDLGLLVVDEEHRFGVRQKEKIKAIRADVDILTLTATPIPRTLNMAMSGMRDLSIIATPPARRLAIKTFVRQSDENIIREAILREISRGGQVYFLHNEVDSIEQTTEDLAKLIPEARVTFAHGQMRERELEQIMGDFYHQRFNVLVCTTIIETGIDVPTANTIIMDRADNLGLAQLHQLRGRVGRSHHQAYAYLLTPHPKRMTKDAVKRLEAIASLEDLGAGFTLATHDLEIRGAGELLGDEQSGQIQSVGFSLFMEMLEQAVESLREGKEPTLDDLLKQQAEVEMRIPALLPDDYIPDINTRLSLYKRIASAKDDTELNEIKVELIDRFGLLPEAATNLLTVNNLKLKAAIIGVKKVESNEKGGYLEFKQDAAINPHFLVGLLQTQPHNFRMEGPTKLKIVASETDRKKRIKFIEDLLNQFRENMI; encoded by the coding sequence AACGTTTAGCTCGCTTATATAAAATGCCAACACAAAAGAATGGCATTATTTTAGTCCCTATTAGCACGCTATTACAACGCCTAACACCCCAAGCATTTATTCATCAACATGCGTTAATCGTCAAAAAAGATGATCGTATTTCGCTTGAAAAATTACGATTACAACTAGAAGCATCAGGCTATCGTCATGTTGATCAAGTGATGGAACATGGTGAATATGCTAGCCGAGGCTCCTTAGTCGATCTATTCCCTATGGGCAGTAATGCGCCTTACCGTATTGATTTCTTTGATGATGAAGTGGATTCGATTCGTCAATTTGATCCTGAAAATCAGCGTTCAACAGTAGAAATATCCGCAATAGATTTATTACCAGCGCATGAATTCCCTACCGATGAACTCGCAATAGAAAATTTCCGTATGCGATGGCGTGAACGATTTGAAGCGCGTCGCGAACCTGAATCTATCTATCAACAAGTCAGTAAAAAAATCTGGCCAACAGGTATTGAATATTGGCAACCGCTGTTTTTTGATCACACTGAAACCTTATTTGATTATTTACCCACAAATTCATTATTAGTGACATTAGGTGATTTAGAACCTGCAGTAGATACGTTCTTGCATGATGCTGAATATCGATATGATCAACGCCGTATCGATCCATTAAGGCCGTTACTTGCGCCCAAAGAATTATGGCTTACTAAAGAAGAGATGTTCGCAGGTTTTAAGCAACTGCCTCGCGTAAGAATACAACACGAAGCTATTGATACTGAAAAAGCAGGCCGTTATAACCCAGCGTTAACACCAATACCTACGATAACGATTAATCATCAACTTAAAGAACCATTCGCAAAATTACGTCACTTTACAGAGCAATTTAAAGGGAAAATTATTTTCTCAGTAGCTTCAGAAGGTCGTCGTGAAGCATTATTTGATTTGTTAGCTCGAATAAAGCTCCGTCCAACTGTTTTTGATAGTCTTGAAGCAGCAATGGCGGATAAAAAAGCCAAGCATTGTCTTGTTATTGGCGCAGCTGAAAATGGTTTTATACTTGAAAAACCTGCTGTCGCTTTTATTTGTGAAAGTGATTTGCTTGGTGAGCGAATTCAGCAGCGTCGCCGCAATGATAAAAAAACCACCGTTAATGCCGACACTATCATTCGTAACCTTGCCGAGTTACAAGTTGGTCAACCCGTGGTTCATATCGATCATGGTATTGGGCGTTATCAAGGCTTACAAACACTAGAAGCTGGCGGAATAAAAACTGAATATGTCACTCTTGAATACCAAGGTGGTGCCAAACTGTATGTACCCGTTGCCTCATTACACTTAATTAGCCGTTATTCTGGTGGCGCAGAAGAAACAGCCCCGATTCATAAATTAGGTGGTGAAGCATGGGTAAAAGCACGCCGTAAAGCCGCTGAAAAAGTACGTGACGTTGCGGCAGAATTACTCGAAGTTTACGCCATGCGTGAACTTAAACCTGGCTTTAAATTCAAGCTTGACCGTGAAAGCTATGCAGACTTTTGCACCAGTTTCCCTTATGAAGAAACTTATGATCAAGCATTAGCCATTAATGCCGTTCTTTCTGATATGTGTCAACCAAAAGCCATGGATCGCTTGGTTTGTGGTGATGTAGGTTTTGGTAAAACAGAAGTCGCAATGCGAGCAGCTTTTGTGGCGGTCGACAATAATAAACAAGTCACAATACTGGTACCAACAACATTATTGGCACAGCAACATTTCGAAAACTTTCGAGACCGTTTTGCCAATACACCTGTCCGTGTAGAAGTCTTATCACGCTTTAAAACAGCCAAAGAACAAAAACAGATTCTGGCAGATGTTGAAGAAGGTAAGATTGATATTCTTATTGGTACTCACAAACTGCTCAATAGCAGCGTTAACTACCATGATCTAGGATTACTCGTCGTTGATGAGGAACACCGATTTGGTGTTCGCCAAAAAGAAAAAATCAAAGCGATTCGCGCCGACGTTGATATTCTAACGCTAACTGCAACACCCATTCCTCGAACCCTTAATATGGCGATGAGTGGTATGCGTGATTTATCGATTATTGCTACTCCACCCGCACGTCGTTTAGCAATAAAAACCTTTGTTCGTCAGAGTGATGAAAATATTATTCGTGAAGCCATCTTGCGTGAAATTAGCCGTGGTGGACAGGTTTATTTCTTACATAACGAAGTTGATAGCATTGAACAGACAACTGAAGATTTAGCCAAATTAATTCCAGAAGCACGAGTCACTTTTGCTCATGGTCAGATGCGTGAACGTGAACTTGAACAAATCATGGGTGATTTTTATCATCAACGTTTTAACGTGCTAGTTTGTACCACCATCATTGAAACCGGAATTGATGTTCCAACTGCAAATACGATTATTATGGATCGCGCTGACAACCTTGGTTTAGCACAATTACACCAATTACGTGGTCGTGTTGGTCGCTCCCATCACCAAGCTTATGCATATCTATTAACACCGCATCCTAAACGTATGACCAAAGATGCCGTTAAGCGTTTAGAAGCAATTGCTTCATTAGAAGATCTGGGAGCAGGCTTTACCCTAGCAACCCATGATTTAGAAATTCGTGGTGCTGGTGAGTTATTGGGTGATGAGCAAAGTGGTCAAATTCAATCCGTTGGTTTTAGCCTATTCATGGAAATGCTAGAACAAGCGGTTGAATCATTACGTGAAGGTAAAGAGCCAACACTTGATGATCTACTCAAGCAACAAGCTGAAGTAGAAATGCGAATTCCAGCATTACTACCTGATGATTATATTCCTGATATTAATACTCGTTTATCACTTTATAAGCGTATCGCTAGTGCAAAAGATGACACTGAGCTAAATGAAATTAAAGTGGAATTAATCGACCGTTTTGGCTTATTACCAGAAGCAGCAACTAACCTACTCACAGTTAATAATCTTAAACTCAAAGCTGCAATCATCGGGGTTAAGAAAGTCGAGAGTAATGAAAAAGGCGGTTACCTTGAATTTAAACAAGACGCGGCTATTAATCCTCATTTCTTGGTTGGCTTACTGCAAACACAGCCTCATAATTTCAGAATGGAAGGACCGACGAAGTTAAAAATTGTAGCCAGTGAAACAGATCGCAAGAAGAGAATTAAATTCATTGAAGATCTACTGAATCAGTTCAGAGAAAATATGATTTAA
- a CDS encoding GNAT family N-acetyltransferase yields MKLDFELTTPRLVLRPFKPADLTAFVKAVNQSCECLQPWLEWCDTDFDQQQAYEWIEASRLSWQHDYSYELAIFDRFNDEFVGAVSLSAIVPLFNSANLGYWITHNYHRQGLATEANIAIIQFAFQMLGLTRLEIITHIDNYASQKTALACNAVFECEARNRIFYQNMPINGYVYSLVPQDLY; encoded by the coding sequence ATGAAACTTGATTTTGAACTGACAACTCCACGCCTTGTTTTACGCCCTTTTAAGCCTGCTGATTTAACCGCTTTTGTTAAAGCCGTCAATCAATCATGTGAATGCCTTCAACCTTGGTTAGAATGGTGTGATACTGATTTTGATCAACAGCAAGCTTATGAGTGGATCGAGGCCAGTCGTTTAAGTTGGCAACACGATTACAGCTATGAATTGGCTATTTTTGATCGATTTAATGATGAATTTGTAGGGGCCGTTTCTCTCAGTGCCATTGTACCATTATTCAACTCAGCCAATCTTGGCTATTGGATCACCCACAATTATCACCGTCAAGGGCTGGCTACTGAAGCAAATATTGCAATTATTCAATTTGCCTTTCAAATGCTCGGTCTTACTCGCCTAGAAATTATTACCCATATTGATAATTATGCCAGTCAGAAAACGGCTCTCGCTTGTAATGCGGTATTTGAATGTGAAGCAAGAAATCGTATCTTCTATCAAAACATGCCTATAAATGGTTATGTATATTCACTCGTACCACAAGATTTATATTAA
- a CDS encoding YecH family metal-binding protein produces the protein MHTTDSRHGHDVLNLIAEASTPFTIKTLHAYVEQHWGTDVHFHTCKLNDLSLDALITFLLSRNKITLDSDNLHTDRDKICHH, from the coding sequence ATGCACACAACAGATAGTCGCCATGGCCACGATGTACTAAACCTTATTGCAGAAGCATCAACTCCCTTCACAATCAAAACATTACACGCGTATGTCGAACAACATTGGGGAACTGACGTTCACTTTCATACCTGTAAATTAAATGATCTCTCATTAGATGCACTAATTACCTTTCTTTTATCTCGTAATAAAATCACACTTGATAGTGATAATTTACATACAGATCGAGATAAAATCTGTCATCACTAA
- a CDS encoding VirK/YbjX family protein, with the protein MNNNFNNINLLQQGELADVKYELNLDNYFFHNIKNIANRLNYKSSGWKKKRKDIRFMIWSYLHYSRLKHLMNTFLTPNLSVILALHPHIIKKPFKPYLCVNWNKNQRITSVTQHFKCMAELFSFNLPLIYRDEGYCILEIEDRNEAKYKLILDRGQNREGALGLRLVNDKNQRIYMITMNLSHEYQGSMYIGSIQGPNHDVANRNDVIKALTKGCHGLRPKALILEFAIMLARSLDLKMLFGISNKSHMYQSWRYIGRKRNVVTFDYDSHWQEYNAEVFDGDFYKIPLDIIKKDLESLNRNKRKLYTKRYQWLEETEVLFDGRISEIITKNK; encoded by the coding sequence ATGAACAATAATTTTAATAATATAAATTTACTTCAGCAAGGAGAGTTAGCTGATGTAAAATATGAATTAAATCTTGATAATTATTTTTTTCATAATATAAAAAATATTGCTAATCGTCTTAATTATAAATCTTCTGGTTGGAAGAAAAAGCGTAAAGATATACGATTTATGATATGGAGCTATTTGCATTATTCGCGCTTAAAGCACTTAATGAATACCTTTTTAACTCCCAATCTTAGTGTGATATTAGCGTTACATCCACATATTATAAAAAAGCCATTTAAACCTTATTTATGCGTGAATTGGAATAAAAACCAGAGAATTACTTCAGTAACTCAACATTTTAAATGCATGGCAGAGCTGTTTTCGTTTAATTTACCCTTAATTTATCGAGATGAAGGTTATTGCATATTAGAAATAGAAGATCGTAATGAAGCTAAATATAAATTGATATTAGATCGCGGTCAAAATAGAGAAGGGGCGTTGGGTCTACGCTTAGTGAATGATAAAAATCAACGTATCTATATGATAACAATGAATTTAAGTCATGAATATCAAGGTTCAATGTATATCGGTTCGATACAGGGACCTAATCATGATGTCGCAAATAGAAATGATGTAATAAAAGCATTAACAAAAGGGTGTCATGGACTACGACCAAAAGCATTAATCCTCGAATTTGCCATAATGCTTGCTCGTAGTTTGGATTTAAAAATGTTATTTGGTATTAGTAATAAATCACATATGTATCAGTCTTGGAGATATATTGGCCGTAAGCGTAATGTGGTGACTTTTGATTATGACAGCCATTGGCAAGAATATAATGCCGAAGTTTTTGATGGTGATTTTTATAAAATACCATTAGATATTATAAAAAAAGACTTAGAAAGTTTAAATAGAAATAAAAGAAAGTTATATACCAAACGCTATCAGTGGCTAGAGGAAACTGAGGTATTATTTGATGGTCGTATTTCAGAAATAATAACTAAAAATAAATAA
- a CDS encoding FKBP-type peptidyl-prolyl cis-trans isomerase encodes MPKIIIAVVIAALVAFFLYRSYSNKQAAQENIKIGQEFLAANKLKEGVHTTASGLQYLVLQQGTGTEHPKPTDTVTVHYHGTLINGTVFDSSVDRGEKISFPLNRVIKGWTEGLQHMVVGEKVRFFIPANLAYGNNGAGSIPPGSVLIFDVELFKIN; translated from the coding sequence GTGCCAAAAATTATTATCGCAGTAGTTATCGCTGCATTAGTTGCATTTTTTCTTTATCGCTCTTACAGCAACAAACAAGCGGCTCAAGAAAATATTAAAATTGGACAGGAATTTCTTGCGGCAAACAAACTAAAGGAAGGTGTACACACTACAGCTTCTGGCTTGCAATATTTAGTATTACAACAAGGTACAGGAACTGAACATCCAAAACCAACGGATACAGTAACGGTGCATTATCACGGAACATTAATCAATGGTACCGTATTTGATAGCTCAGTTGATCGTGGTGAAAAAATTTCATTTCCATTAAATCGAGTGATTAAAGGATGGACGGAAGGCTTACAACATATGGTTGTTGGTGAAAAAGTACGTTTCTTTATTCCTGCAAATCTTGCTTACGGTAACAATGGTGCTGGCAGTATTCCACCAGGTTCTGTACTGATTTTTGATGTTGAGTTATTTAAAATTAATTAA
- a CDS encoding NAD(P)/FAD-dependent oxidoreductase, translating to MTRIIVVGGGAGGLELATKLGRTLGRKRRAEITLVDRRASHLWKPLLHEVATGSLDAGVDAISYRAHAKNHSFDFQMGSLQGIDRETKTITLAALYDKQNELLVPERSLEYDILVLALGSTSNDFNTQGVRDNCIFLDSPEQAHRFRSEMNNQFMKLHANKEQKTVDIAIVGAGATGVELSAELHNAVQELHNYGFGDLDSSRLNINLVEAGERILPALPPRISQAAHNELTKLGVNVRTATMVTKADETGLTTKDGEHIPAQIMVWAAGIKAPDFMKDIAGLETNRINQLVVKPTLQTTRDDNIYVIGDLASCVQEDSSFVPPRAQAAHQMASRCFSNIVAKLSDREQKPYIYSDHGSLVSLSRFSTVGSLMGNLSKGSMMVEGRIARMVYISLYRMHQMALHGMFKTGLIMLVGRINRVLRPSLKLH from the coding sequence TTGACACGTATAATCGTTGTGGGTGGTGGTGCTGGTGGCTTGGAGTTAGCTACTAAATTAGGTCGTACATTGGGCCGTAAACGTCGTGCAGAAATTACATTAGTTGATCGTCGCGCTAGCCATTTATGGAAACCATTGTTACATGAAGTTGCAACAGGGTCATTAGATGCTGGTGTTGATGCGATTAGTTACCGCGCACATGCTAAAAACCATTCATTTGATTTCCAGATGGGATCATTGCAGGGAATTGATCGTGAAACAAAAACGATCACACTAGCAGCATTATATGATAAGCAAAATGAGCTATTGGTGCCTGAGCGTTCGTTAGAATATGATATTTTAGTGCTAGCGTTAGGATCAACTTCAAATGATTTTAATACTCAAGGTGTACGTGATAATTGTATTTTCCTTGATAGCCCAGAACAGGCGCACCGTTTCCGAAGTGAAATGAACAACCAATTCATGAAGTTACATGCTAATAAAGAGCAAAAAACGGTTGATATTGCGATTGTAGGTGCGGGTGCAACTGGGGTTGAACTTTCAGCTGAATTACATAATGCAGTTCAAGAGCTTCATAACTATGGTTTTGGTGATCTTGATAGCTCACGTTTGAACATTAACTTAGTTGAAGCAGGTGAACGTATTTTGCCTGCACTGCCACCGCGTATTTCACAAGCGGCACACAATGAATTAACTAAATTAGGTGTGAATGTTCGTACAGCAACAATGGTAACTAAAGCCGATGAAACAGGCCTAACGACCAAAGATGGTGAGCACATTCCAGCACAAATTATGGTGTGGGCTGCAGGCATTAAAGCCCCTGATTTTATGAAAGATATCGCAGGTCTTGAAACTAACCGTATCAATCAGTTAGTGGTGAAACCGACGCTACAAACAACTCGTGATGACAATATTTATGTGATTGGTGATTTAGCATCATGCGTACAAGAAGATAGTTCATTTGTACCACCACGAGCTCAAGCTGCACATCAAATGGCAAGTCGTTGTTTCTCTAATATCGTTGCTAAACTATCAGATCGTGAGCAAAAACCTTACATCTATAGCGACCACGGTTCATTAGTATCATTAAGCCGTTTCTCTACTGTAGGCAGTTTAATGGGGAATTTATCTAAAGGTTCGATGATGGTTGAAGGCCGTATTGCCCGTATGGTTTATATTTCATTGTATCGTATGCATCAAATGGCGTTACATGGTATGTTTAAAACAGGTTTGATTATGCTAGTTGGGCGTATTAACCGTGTTCTTCGTCCTAGCTTAAAACTGCACTAA
- the ycfP gene encoding alpha/beta hydrolase YcfP, whose product MIIYLHGFDSTSPGNHEKVLQLQFIDSDVRFLNYSTLHPKHDMQHLLKEVHKLLESTDDQQPLICGVGLGGYWAERIGFLSGIKQVILNPNLHPESNMEGKIDRPEEYEDILTKCVTNFRKKNTGKCLCILSTNDEVLDNNQTKDALDQFYDIIWDNHESHKFTKISQHLQKIKAFKAQ is encoded by the coding sequence ATGATTATTTATTTACATGGCTTTGACTCAACAAGTCCGGGTAATCACGAAAAAGTATTGCAATTGCAGTTTATTGATTCTGATGTTCGTTTTCTAAATTATAGTACGCTTCATCCTAAGCATGATATGCAACACCTATTAAAAGAAGTGCATAAATTGCTGGAAAGTACTGATGATCAACAACCACTAATTTGTGGTGTTGGACTGGGAGGATACTGGGCTGAACGCATTGGATTTCTTTCTGGTATAAAACAGGTCATATTAAATCCAAATTTACATCCGGAGTCTAACATGGAGGGTAAAATAGACCGTCCAGAGGAATATGAAGACATTTTGACAAAGTGTGTAACAAATTTTCGTAAAAAAAATACGGGAAAATGCCTTTGTATCCTTTCAACTAATGATGAAGTGTTAGATAATAATCAAACAAAAGATGCGCTAGATCAATTTTATGATATTATTTGGGATAATCATGAGTCCCATAAATTTACAAAAATCTCGCAGCATCTACAAAAAATAAAAGCGTTTAAAGCGCAGTAA
- a CDS encoding phosphotransferase, giving the protein MADYEHFDCDLLIALPDTEVISACELTGGLTNRCWKLTLFHPSMNQTKYYVWRPFSVSTQAFGIERQHEYQLLSLIADTELAPKPLQLVMNDKLPTAQVTGLVVEWLAGVEATATFSDQRLCQLQAKVHQLPLPWWRLDVHQRAEHYWQQLHVEHKTSSLYSIYRFFQRQLLPVAFDDCCCHFDLGRYNVIVSSMENDSLAGTKIIDWEYAAAGDPSLDLAMTIIANKLDIEQAVNDYCNYRQSINRCIDFNQHEWLQAVIAWQPWCQYLALLWYLVGYDIWQQPEYLQQASQLQQQLIQCINAD; this is encoded by the coding sequence ATGGCTGATTATGAACATTTTGATTGTGATCTTTTAATTGCCTTACCTGATACTGAAGTGATATCAGCATGTGAACTGACGGGAGGGTTAACCAATCGCTGTTGGAAACTTACTTTATTTCATCCCTCAATGAATCAGACCAAGTATTACGTTTGGCGACCATTTTCGGTATCCACTCAAGCATTTGGTATTGAACGCCAGCATGAATATCAATTATTGTCGCTGATTGCCGATACCGAGTTAGCCCCAAAACCATTACAGTTAGTGATGAATGACAAGCTGCCAACAGCACAAGTAACAGGGCTGGTGGTTGAATGGTTAGCAGGCGTAGAAGCTACAGCAACATTTTCTGATCAGAGACTGTGCCAACTACAAGCAAAAGTACATCAACTTCCATTACCGTGGTGGCGGTTAGACGTTCACCAACGTGCCGAGCATTATTGGCAACAACTTCATGTAGAACATAAAACCTCATCTTTATATTCAATCTATCGTTTCTTTCAGCGCCAATTATTACCTGTTGCATTTGATGATTGTTGTTGTCATTTTGATCTGGGACGCTATAACGTTATCGTATCGTCCATGGAAAATGATTCCCTTGCTGGTACCAAAATTATTGATTGGGAATATGCGGCAGCAGGAGATCCCAGTCTAGATTTAGCGATGACTATTATTGCCAATAAGTTAGATATTGAACAAGCAGTAAATGACTATTGTAATTACCGTCAGTCTATTAATCGTTGTATTGACTTTAATCAGCATGAGTGGCTTCAAGCGGTAATAGCTTGGCAACCATGGTGTCAATATTTAGCCTTGCTATGGTATTTGGTTGGTTATGATATCTGGCAGCAGCCTGAATATTTACAACAAGCCTCGCAACTACAACAACAACTTATTCAATGTATAAATGCTGATTAA
- the lpoB gene encoding penicillin-binding protein activator LpoB — MKKSVMALLAAATLLGGCAQPINYGGGLHGLENVVTNFGSSDLEKLSSSMVDKMLASSAVRSMTARGEPIVVVDSIKNQTRHHVDTQDLTAIITERLQDSGKFKFVDPARVKAVRQQLNFREDDRFVNQSTAIQFGNMVGAQYMLYGHVSTVMKSTSNGKQAYYKVTMRLMDLKSGVIEWSDQDQVIQTASTNSAAW, encoded by the coding sequence ATGAAAAAGAGTGTAATGGCCTTGTTAGCAGCAGCAACGTTATTAGGGGGTTGTGCTCAACCAATTAATTATGGTGGTGGATTACATGGGCTTGAAAATGTAGTAACTAATTTTGGTTCTAGTGATTTAGAAAAGTTATCATCATCAATGGTTGATAAGATGTTAGCGTCATCAGCTGTTCGTTCTATGACAGCGCGTGGTGAACCCATTGTTGTTGTTGATAGTATTAAAAATCAAACTCGTCATCATGTTGATACGCAAGATTTAACTGCGATAATCACTGAGCGTTTACAAGATTCAGGTAAATTTAAATTTGTTGATCCTGCCCGTGTTAAAGCGGTACGCCAGCAGTTGAATTTCCGTGAAGATGATCGCTTTGTGAACCAAAGTACGGCGATTCAGTTTGGTAATATGGTTGGTGCTCAATATATGCTTTATGGTCACGTATCAACGGTAATGAAATCAACATCAAACGGTAAACAAGCATATTATAAAGTGACAATGCGCTTGATGGATTTAAAATCTGGTGTAATTGAGTGGTCAGATCAAGATCAAGTTATTCAAACGGCATCAACCAATAGTGCAGCTTGGTAA
- a CDS encoding YcfL family protein, with the protein MRYLSILLILFVTLITGCSGSAISKISIENNNHHVVIGNTILANKLQFSHSKAQRRDGYLYASVDVMNKTDATISLNYHFYWYDANGLEINHPPSPSQTLIINHNQVLLLQGVAPSSTATQYRIVVGDTDN; encoded by the coding sequence ATGAGATATCTATCTATATTGTTGATTTTGTTTGTAACACTCATTACAGGGTGCAGTGGATCAGCAATATCAAAAATTAGTATTGAAAATAATAACCATCATGTTGTTATCGGTAATACCATTTTAGCAAATAAGCTTCAATTTAGTCATTCGAAAGCACAACGACGTGACGGTTATTTATATGCATCTGTTGATGTTATGAATAAAACTGACGCAACCATATCATTGAACTATCACTTTTATTGGTATGATGCGAATGGATTAGAAATAAACCATCCACCGTCACCATCACAAACATTGATCATTAATCATAATCAAGTTTTGTTATTGCAAGGGGTTGCTCCTAGTTCAACAGCAACGCAATATCGTATTGTGGTGGGTGATACAGATAATTGA
- the hinT gene encoding purine nucleoside phosphoramidase, which produces MAEETIFSKIIRKEIPADVLYQDELVTAFRDINPRAPSHILIIPNKLLPTVNDVEVEDELMMGRMFTVARKLAESEGVAEDGYRLIVNCNPFGGQEVYHIHMHLLGGRPLGPMIVS; this is translated from the coding sequence AAGAAATTCCAGCAGACGTGCTATATCAAGATGAGTTAGTAACTGCATTTCGTGATATTAATCCTCGTGCGCCAAGCCATATTCTTATTATTCCGAATAAATTACTGCCAACAGTTAATGATGTTGAAGTAGAAGATGAATTAATGATGGGACGTATGTTTACAGTTGCACGTAAACTTGCAGAAAGTGAAGGCGTTGCTGAAGATGGTTACCGTTTGATTGTTAACTGTAATCCTTTTGGTGGTCAAGAAGTGTATCATATTCATATGCATTTATTAGGTGGTCGCCCACTAGGTCCAATGATTGTTAGCTAA